In Opitutus sp., one genomic interval encodes:
- a CDS encoding glycosyltransferase: MPSPEIDPSSASLVTHFDWVAMHDARARRAQRGFHAQLLAHFRHHIPAGSRVLELGCGTGDLLAALQPVRGLGLDFSPAMIAKARVRHVGSPTLEFRVADAAQVPEGETFDHIILDYITGYLDDIQAVLERLRACAHPRTRLHLTSLNTLWTPALRLASATGRVMPQPPSAWLADSDLLNLLELSGWEVVRFERLQLCPWAIPGLAALCNRFLVRLPGLRHLGITLAFTARLRTPPLPDAARRLTCSVIVPARNESGNIRPALERIPVLGAGTEVIFVEGHSRDDTWEVIEREVAAYTGPHRVRCLRQPGKGKWDAVHAGFAVATGDVLVIQDADLTAPPEDLPKFFRVIASGAAEFANGSRLVYPMESRAMRFLNLLGNKFFALALSFVLGQPVKDSLCGTKMLLRSDYERLLQRIAPFGDFDPFGDFNLLFGSSLLDLKIRDVPVRYKDRTYGETNISRFRHGWILLRMTWFGLRHLRCYSMRVASCASDPARTVSVV, encoded by the coding sequence ATGCCATCGCCGGAAATTGACCCATCCTCTGCCTCCCTGGTCACCCACTTCGACTGGGTCGCCATGCACGACGCCCGCGCCCGCCGCGCCCAGCGCGGTTTCCACGCCCAGTTGCTGGCTCACTTCCGCCACCACATTCCCGCCGGCAGCCGGGTGCTCGAACTCGGCTGCGGCACGGGCGACTTGCTCGCCGCTCTCCAACCGGTGCGCGGCCTCGGATTGGACTTCAGCCCCGCCATGATTGCCAAGGCCCGCGTTCGCCACGTCGGCAGCCCCACCTTGGAATTCCGTGTCGCCGACGCAGCGCAGGTGCCCGAGGGCGAAACCTTCGACCACATCATCCTCGATTACATCACCGGTTACCTCGACGACATTCAGGCGGTGCTCGAACGCCTCCGGGCCTGCGCCCATCCCCGCACCCGGCTGCACCTGACTTCGCTCAACACCCTGTGGACGCCCGCCCTGCGGTTGGCCTCCGCCACTGGCCGGGTGATGCCTCAGCCGCCCAGCGCCTGGCTGGCCGACAGTGATCTGCTTAACTTGTTGGAGCTCTCCGGCTGGGAGGTCGTCCGCTTTGAGCGCCTCCAACTTTGCCCCTGGGCCATTCCCGGTCTGGCCGCCCTGTGCAACCGCTTTCTCGTCCGCCTGCCCGGGCTGCGCCACCTCGGGATTACCCTGGCTTTCACCGCCCGTCTGCGCACTCCGCCGTTACCCGACGCCGCTCGGCGACTGACCTGCTCGGTGATCGTACCCGCCCGCAATGAGTCCGGTAACATCCGCCCCGCGCTGGAGCGCATCCCCGTGCTCGGAGCGGGCACCGAGGTGATCTTTGTCGAGGGCCACAGCCGTGACGACACCTGGGAGGTGATCGAGCGCGAAGTCGCCGCCTACACCGGGCCGCATCGGGTGCGCTGCCTGCGCCAGCCCGGCAAGGGCAAGTGGGACGCAGTCCACGCCGGTTTCGCCGTGGCCACCGGCGACGTGTTGGTGATTCAGGACGCCGACCTCACCGCTCCGCCTGAGGATTTGCCCAAGTTTTTCCGTGTGATCGCCTCGGGGGCGGCCGAGTTCGCCAACGGCAGCCGCCTGGTTTACCCGATGGAAAGCCGGGCCATGCGCTTCTTGAATTTGCTGGGCAATAAGTTTTTCGCCTTGGCCCTGTCCTTCGTGCTCGGCCAGCCGGTCAAGGACAGCCTGTGCGGCACGAAAATGCTGCTGCGCTCCGACTACGAGCGCCTGCTGCAACGCATCGCGCCCTTTGGCGACTTCGACCCGTTTGGGGATTTTAATCTACTGTTTGGGTCTTCGTTGCTCGACCTGAAAATCCGCGACGTGCCGGTGCGCTACAAGGACCGCACTTACGGCGAGACCAACATTTCCCGCTTCCGCCACGGCTGGATTTTGCTGCGCATGACCTGGTTTGGTCTGCGCCACCTGCGCTGTTATTCGATGCGAGTGGCGTCCTGCGCGAGCGATCCGGCGCGCACCGTTTCTGTGGTTTAA